The Methylomonas rhizoryzae genome includes the window AAACGGTGGCGGCCAGATTAAGCGAAGTCGATTTGCAGCACAAAGTTTGGTCGGATGGCGAACTCGACCAACAGCATCTGAGTCTGGAATTCGCCGAGAACCTGCGCCAGGCGGCGGTTTGGGGGCAAGCTTTTCCTGAGCCGACTTTCGACGGTGTGTTCGACGTGTTTCAGTGCCGTATCGTTGGCAGGCAGCATCTTAAATTTGTCTTGAAAATGCCGTTCAGCAATTTGTTGATTGACGCTATTGCGTTTTTTGCCGAACAACCGGAGCATTGGTTGGGGTGCCGTAAACTACAAGCGGTCTATAAGTTGGACGTCAATGAGTTTAGGGGCGAGCGCAGTTTGCAACTGCAATTGCATTATTTAGAGCGGTTGGAGTAGCGATAAATGCTGGATAAAACCTTGCGCTGGGTAGATGCGCATCTGCTTCGGTTGTTGGCGTGGATATTCGGGCTGCGCGTGCTGTTTTTGTTTGTCAACGGTCTGGATTTGATCGGCGACGAAAGCTACTACTGGGATTGGTCGCGACACCCGGACTGGTGCTATTACAGTAAACCGCCGATGGTGGCATGGTTAATCGGCTTATTCACCTGGGCTTTGGGGGATTACACCGCGGTCGTGCGTTTGCCGGCGGTGTTACTCGGAACGGTTGGCTTGTTCTACTTTCACGCTACCTGTAAGGCATTCTACGGTGCGCGTGCCGCGGCGTTCGCATTCATTTTATTGTTGGCGACGCCGATCAACGTGATCGCCAATTTGCTGATGACGATAGACCCGCCTTTGTACTGTTTTTGGATCATGACTTTGTACTATCTGCGCCAAGCCTTGTTCGAGCGCTCGGACAAGGCTTGGTGGCTTGCAGGATTCTCCAGTGCCGCCGCGTTGTTGAGCAAACAAGCGGCATTGGCTTTGCCGGTTATGCTGTTGCTGTTTTTGCTCGCCAATGCGGCTTATCGGCACTACTTGCGGCGTGAATTCTGGTGGTATTTAGCGCCTATACTGATCGCGGTTGTACCGATATTGATGTGGAACTTAAACCATGACTGGGTGATGTTCGGTCATAGCAAAGGGCATTTCGCCAATCACGAACCGGCCGCGCTGACCAAGCATTTCAAATGGGCTGCAGACTTTCTACTGTATCAGCTGCTGTTGCTGTCGCCGCTGACCTTTGCTCTTGTCCTATCGACTTCGCTGATATGCGCTTACCGTTTCAAAAATTTGAACGCCGAACAACGATTTTTATGGCTAATGGGCCCTGCTTTGTTGTTAGCCGTGTTGCTGTTGAGTTTGCTGCAAAAGGTACAGGGCAATTGGCCTATGCCGTTTTATTTCAGTGCCTTGATTTTACTGGCGGGCCGCTATGCGGATTCGATTTGGCAAAAAGCCTCGCACGCCGCGGTCTATGTCGGTGCGGTGCTGGTGTTGCTGACCTATGCGTTGCCGGTATTGTTGTCCTTACTTCCCATTAAAGATAGCGTTTGGGACCCAACCACCCGGTTTAAAAATTGGCAAGCGGTTGCCGCAGCGATTCAGATGGAACGGCAAAAAACTCAAGCCGATTTGCAAGACACCTTTGTAGTGGCTTTGGGCCACCGTTATTTAGCCAGCCAACTCGCGTTTTATTTACCGGATCATCCCAAAGTGTATCGTTACGAGGCTTCGGGGCAGATTGTGTCACAATACGAGGTATGGCCGGGGCCGGATGAATTTGCCGGCAAGAATGCTTTTATCGTCGGAGACGGCAATATGAAGTTGCCCGCGCCGTTGTATTCGGCGTTCGAACGCTTGGATTTAGTCGGGCAACTGCCTAACCCGAACCGAAAAGAATCAGAATATTTCATTTATTTCGGGCAACGACTGGGTAGCTGGCCCTATCCTGCGTTGCAAAAACGAATTTCGTCCAAGGACTAATATGCCGCATAGAGCTAGGCGTAGGGCGCGTTACGAATTGCTGGTTTGGTTCGCCGTCGTTTGTTCGACCAGCGTGTTGTTTTGGTGCACCGATTTGGATTACCGCGTGGCACAAATGTTTTATCAGGCGGGCCCGGCCGCTCAGCATTGGCCTTATCAACAGTTGCAGCCGGTTAAAATCCTCTACGATTACGCCTTTCCGTTTTGTGTCGTGGTCGGGCTGTCGCTTTTGTCAATTTCGATACTCGGACATTGGCATGCCTACACCCGGCGCTATCGTCGCAAAGCCTTATATATATTGCTTGTAATCCTGCTAGGGCCGGGTTTGGTCGTGAACTTGATATTCAAAGATCATTGGGGGCGGCCTCGTCCTGTGCACGTGCAGGAATTCGGCGGCCAATACGCTTACGTTCCGCCCTTGAAACCGGGCAGTACTCCGGATAAGTCGTTTGTTTGCGGGCATTGTTCGGTGGGATACGCTTTTTTCGTGTTGTATTTTTTATCTCAGTCGCACAAAGTCATGTATTTCGTACTGACTCTGGCATTGGCTTGGACTTTGGGAATCACCCGCATGACGGCCGGCGGGCATTTTTTATCCGATGTGTTATGGTCCGGCTATGTGGTGTTCTTGGTAGCACATGCTTTGTACTACGGGTGGTTTTTGCGTATCAAGCCGGAGGGAGGAAATTAAGCCGTCCATGGCTACCCGCGGTGAATTTATAGCCAGTGATCGAACGGTTCCACGTTAACCATCTGGCCGGCCTCCACGTTAGTTAAGGCGCTGTCTAACACGATGAAACAATTGGCTAAACTCGCCACTTTGAGCTGGTGGGAATCTTGCCGGCCGGCACTGGCGACCGTGAATTCGCCATTTGCGTCTTGCGACAACACGCCGCGCTGAAACTCTTCGCGGCCGGGCGATTTTTTCAGCGGGGTGCTGCAACGGGCTTGTATTCGAATGGGTTTGGTTTGAATGCCCGTCATGCGCAACAACGCGGGTTTGACAAATTGCTCGAAAGTAACCAGCACTGCAATCGGATTACCCGGCAAGCCGAAAAACATACATCGGTCTAGCGTGCCGAAAGTTAACGGTTTTCCGGGTTTTATGGCCAATTTCCAGAAATTGACTTGGCCGCATCGCTCCAGGGTCTGCCTGACGTAATCGGCGTCTCCGACCGAAGCGCCGCCGGTGGAAATTAACACATCGAAATGGCTGGCTGCATCGTTAAGCGTTTGTTCCAGTCGCGCGGGATGATCTGGAATGACGCCTAAATCGCTGACTTGATAATGGGCATCGCTTAGCAGCCCGGCAAGCAGATAGCGGTTGCTGTCGTATATTTGGCCGGGTTGCAAGGTTTGGCCGAGCGGAACCAGTTCGTCTCCGTTAGAGAAAAAGCCGATTTTTATCCGCCGCTTAACACTCAATTCTCCGATACCGGCGGCGGCAAGCAAACTTAAATCTCTGGCACTCAGCTTGTGCGGAGCCGTTAATAGCCGTTCGCCTTGTTCTACGTCGCTGCCGGCTTCGCGAATATTTTTGCGTAGCTCCAGGCCGACGGGAAATTCCACATAACCGTCGGCGACGTTCACCTGTTCCTGAGCTATCACGCTGTCGATGTCGTCCGGAATCAGCGCTCCGGTAAAAATGCGTAGGCATTGGCGGCTAGGCACCTGTCCGGTGTAGGGTTTTCCTGCCCAGGATGTGCCGCACACCGTTAATCGCGCAAGTTTATCGCCGCTCAGTTGTGCGCTGGAAACCGCATAGCCGTCCATGGCGGATTGGCGAAAATGCGGTATGGCTATCGGGCTAAACACCGATTGCTGTAGGATGCGATTGAGTGCATGGGCGGTGGGGATGGCTTCTGAATCGTTTATTACCGGCAGTGAAGAAAACAGCAAGGCTTTGGCTTGCTCGGAAGTCAACAGATTTTGAGCGGGATAGCAAAGATTAGTCACGAGAGATTAGCGAGAAATGTTGACAAATGAAGTTTGCGATGGCGTGAGGATCGTTTAGGTTTAGGCAGGGTATTGGAGGCCGTGGGGCTATGTTTTGGTCGCTGGCGATTGCGATGATGCTATCGTCGTTCGGATACAGCAACGGTTTATCGAGTGCCGGGCGATGGAGCTCGATTTTGCTGAAACGTTGATGGCGAAACCCTTCTACCAAGATTATCCGCACATCATCGCTGCCGGCGATTAGCAGCTCAAGCTCTTTCTCCAGTTCTATTTCCTGCGGAGCGGGGAATTCCTCGATGATAGCCCGGCGAAAGGGCGATACCAGCATGACGGGAGATGCACCGGCTTTACGTAATTTATAACTGTCTTTACCGGCGTGATCGATTTCAAAGTCGTGATGACTAAGCTTAAGCGCTGCGACTTTTAATCCTCGTGCTTGCAAAATCGGAATCAGCGAGGTCAATAGAGTGGTTTTTCCGGTGCCGCTGAATGCAGCAAAACCCAAAACCGCCGGTTGGCTGGGCGCCATGGTGACTCTCCCGATCTCAAACATGCGCTATTTTACGGCATAATTTCAACAACTAGGATGCAAGCGAGGGAAAATGTTTCGTTTTTTGGTGTTGTTGATTTTAATCTTCGCCGTTTATCAAGCCAGTCGCTGGTTCAGCCGTTTGTCGGATCGGCAAAGACGACGGTGGGTTAAACAAGGTGGGCTGATAGGCGGTGCGGTCTTGCTATTATGGTTAATCGTCAGCGGTAAATTGAGCCTGTTGTTCGGGGTAATCATGTTGAGCCTTACCTTCTTGTTTCGCATCTTGGATTCGTGGTCGCGCTACGGCCCCTTGATCAGACAGCTGTGGCTGCGATTAAACGGTAGATCCCGACAATCCGGCGAAGGCCAAGGCAGTGCGCCGACAAATCGAGCTACGATGACCAGGCAGGAAGCCCTGAAAATCCTTGGCTTGGAGCAAGGTGCTTCCGAACAAGAGATTATATTGGCGCACCGTAGATTAATTGCTAGACTACATCCCGACAAGGGTGGCTCGGATTATTTGGCGGCGCAGATCAATCTAGCGAAAAAGATCCTGCTTAAATAATGCCGAAAGCCGCTCTGCGGGTGACTTGAGTCTTTTGGTTGTTAAAACAATCGCTTGCAGGCTAAACGATAGTGAGGCGCGGTTGCAACGGATATTTTTTCGTGAACTAATTAAAAAAAATACAGCAAAATCAATTGATAGCAAAAAAGTTTTAAAGTTATACTGAGTTCCGACTTTGAAAGCGATTTAAACTCTAAGCCATTGATAATTAATGTTTTTCTGTAAACGTATTACCGGACTCAGTATTTTAAGTCCATAGGGCCGCTTTTAAGGGCAAACAAGGGAAGTCAAATAATAAAGCATAAGCAGTTAGTTCGGGCTGGATAGTCCGATATACGGATGAAATTTGCCAGTATTGAAAGCCAATTAACTCAAGCATCAACACCTGGAGAAGAGTCATGATGGAAGAAGTAATAAATATAAATAAAGAACTGGATATGGATATTCCGGACATCATAGCCTTCGACGAGATTGAAGACGAGAATATTGAGGCCGATTCCAGTGAAAATATAAAAGTAAGCGATGAGAATGAAGCTGAAGAGTTCCATTCCGAAAGCGGATTCGATGCGACACGCGCTTACCTGAACGAATTAAGCAAGTCGCAGTTATTGACGGCCGACGAAGAAAAGATTTATGGCAAAAGGGCTTTGGAAGGAGACCCGGAAGCACGTAAGGTGATGATAGAGAGTAACTTACGCCTAGTTGTAAAAATTTCCCGTCGCTATCTCAATCGTGGTTTGCCCCTACTGGACCTGATAGAGGAAGGCAATCTCGGATTGATTCGAGCGGTAGAAAAGTTCGATCCTGATAGAGGCTTTAGGTTTTCAACCTATGCAACTTGGTGGATCCGGCAAACCATAGAACGAGCCATTATGAATCAGACTCGTACGATTCGGCTTCCGATTCATATCGTAAAAGAGATGAATGTTTATCTCAAAGCACAACGCAGCTTGGCTCAGCAACTCGATCACGAGCCCACTGCGGACGACATTGCAAAGCATTTGGACAAGCCGGTTAGTACGGTCAATAAGATGCTCAAACTGAACGAGCGCGTCACATCTGTCGATGTTTCTTACGGTAAAGAGTTCGATAAACCCTTATTAGAAACAATCTCGGAAGAAGAAAGCCGATCTCCGGCCGAAATTCTCCAGGAAGATTTAATTCAAACCAACGTTACCCAATGGGTATATCAGTTAGCGGATAAGCAGCGGGAAGTTATTTGCCGTCGTTACGGATTATGTGGATTTGAAAGTTCAACATTAGAACAAGTTGCGCTGGAATTAGGCGTTACTCGCGAGAGAGTTAGGCAAATTCAAATGGAAGGCTTAAAACGCCTAAAAGAAATTTTAGAAGATACCGGATATTCTTTTGATTCTATTTTTAGTTGAAGCCTGGGGTTAATTTGAGTTGATTGAATTTATTGGTTAAACAAGCGGTAATAGCCTTGTTTTATATAAGCAGTTATCGAATAACTTAACCAATAATAATTTCAATATTGATAGACAAGTTGCCTTATTCCTTTGGCCACATATTAATGCTACTAGATTTGCTAATTTTTTCCATTCTGGCGTAATGATTGGCTGATTCGTCGTCGGAAGCGCGAATAATCTTAATTTTGGGGCGTTGAGTCGGCAAACGCTCTATGACTTGGCTGACGGCAACTTCGACTTGCTTGCTTTCTTCAAGCAGCGAAGCTTGGCCGCCAGTCATGATCAAATACACGTCCGCTAAAATCTCCGCGTCAAGTAGTGCCCCGTGTAGTTCCCGATGACTGTTGTCTATTCCATAACGTTTGCACAGTGCATCCAAGCTATTGCGTGCGCCCGGATGTTTTTTGCGAGCGTATGCCAAGGTGTCGAATACCGTACAGCTGTCTTCTATCTTACCTAGCGTTCCGCCTAATAAAGCCAGCTCGTGATTCAGGAAGCCGACGTCGAAAGGGGCGTTGTGTATGATCAGTTCCGCGCCGGCCGTAAATTGCAAGAAATCCTCAACTATATCGGCGAAGCGTGGTTTGTCTTGCAAAAAATCATTGCTGATACCGTGTACCTCGATTGCGCCGGCATCTATTTCTCTATCCGGATTGACATACACATGGAAGCGGTTTTGCGTTAGTCTGCGGTTGATCAGCTCCACGCAGCCGATTTCGATGATTTTATGACCGTCCTTAGGATTGATACCTGTAGTTTCGGTATCCAGCACGACTTGGCGTAGCGAATTCTTCATTTTAGACAGTGTTTATTGGCAAAATTGCTTCAAAAGGTCGGTTTGAAGTTGAAAGATTGGCTTGTCGCCCGGCGTTGCCCGGCTGTATTGCCCGTTGCTTTGTAAAATCCAGGCTTGCGAATTATCGTTAAGGGCGGCGTTCATGTCGCTTAAAATGCGTTCGCCGATTTTTTTGTCGGCGATAGGGAAACAAATCTCCACGCGTTTAAACAGATTTCGGTTCATCAAGTCAGCGCTCGATGCGTAGATAGACCAATCGCCGCCGTTCATAAACGCGTAAATCCGAGCGTGCTCTAAAAATCGTCCGACAATCGAACGCACTTCGATGTTGTTCGAAATACCCGGAATGCCGGGGCGTAAACAACAGATGCCGCGCACGATTAACTTGATGTCTACCCCGGCTTGGGATGCGCGGTATAACGCTTGAATGGCTTGTTCTTCGACGACCGCATTAACCTTCATAATGATGCGGGCCGGCCTGCCTTTTTTGGCGTGCTCGATTTCCTTATCGATCATTTTGAGCAAGCCGGGATGCAGGGTAAACGGGGATTGCAGCAGCTTGTTGAGCTTGCTGACCTTGCCCAGACTGGTCAACTGCATGAAGACCCGGCGCACGTCTTCCCCCAGTTCTTTTTCGCAGCTGAACAAACCGTAATCGGTATAAAGACGCGCAGTTTTCGGATGATAATTCCCGGTGCCGAGATGCACGTAATTTCTTAAGGTATTGCCTTCCTTGCGTAAAACCAAGCACATTTTGGCGTGCGTTTTATAACCCACTACGCCGTACACGACGTGAGCGGCGGCTTCCTGTAGTTTGGCTGCTAAGCCGATATTGTCTTTTTCGTCGAAACGAGCTCTTAACTCAATGACCACGGTGACTTCTTTTCCGGCTCTGGCCGCTTTGATTAACGCGGCCACAATCGGAGAGTCTACCCCGGTCCGGTACAACGTTTGTTTGATTGCCAGCACGTCGGGGTCGGCGGCGGCCTGACGGATAAAGTCCACTACCGGTAAGAACGATTCATAAGGGTGATGCAATAAAATGTCTTGTTTTCGAATGGCAGCAAAAAAGTCTTTGTTGCGGCTGAGCGAAGGCGGGATGTTGGGTTTGAACGGCGGAAATTTTAAGTCGGTGCGGTCCACCAAACCGTAAATTGCTTGAATCCGGCTTAAATTGACCGGCCCGCTGCACAAGAACAAGCGGTCTTGGGTCAAATCGAAACGTGCCAATAAGAAATTGACGGTTTCGTCCGGACAGTTGGCGTCGATTTCCAAGCGTACCTCGTCTCCGTAGTTGCGCATGGCCAGTTCGCCTTCCACGGCTAACAGCAGGTCGTCTATCGCATCGTCGTCGACGAAAAAGTCGCTGTTGCGAGTCACTCGAAATTGGTAGCACCCTTTAACCGTCATGCCGTTGAACAAATCGGATACGAAAGCATGGATGATGGACGACAAGAACACGAAATCGTGCGGACCGCTATCGGTTTCGGAAACGGGTAGTTGCACGATACGCGGAAGCGCGCGCGGGGCTTGTAAAACGGCTCTGCCGCTGTTGCGTCCGAATGCGTCTTTGCCGGTCAAGGAAATAATGAAATTTAAGCTTTTATTCAGAATCCGCGGGAAGGGGTGAGCCGAATCCAGGCCAACCGGCGTCAGAATGGGCAGCAGTTCTTCGTTGAAATATTTTTCCAGCCAGTTTTTTTGCGACTCGCTCCAACGGTCGCGGCGTAGGAAACGAATGCGTTCGTTTTCCAGACGGGGGATCAATACTTCGTTCAAAACGCGGTATTGTTCGCTGACGAGCTCGTGGGCTTTGAAAGCAATTTTTTCCAGTTGTTCGTGAATGCTGAGGCCGTCCGCACTGATGGCGCTGGCGTCCATTTCAGCCATCTGCAACAAACTGGCGACGCGGACCTCGTAAAATTCGTCAAGATTGGAGCAAGAAATGCATAGATAATTTAGACGTTCCAGCAGCGGAAGACTTTCATCCAGTGCTTGCGCTAAAACCCGATAATTGAATTCGAGCAAGCTTTGTTCGCGATTGATGTAGTATTCGGGGTTGTTTAAATCAGGTATGCAAATTGCTGTGTTGTCCATATCAAACGCTAATAATCGGTCGCAATAGGGCGATTATAGAGTAATTGACGGCATGGTATTGTTACGGTTGCGGGGACGGCGTTTGGTATAATTTCGACTAATTCACTCAGTTTTTTACCTAACATGAATTTTCCTACCATAGAGTCCCAAGTGGGCAACACGCCGTTGGTGCGCTTACAGAGGCTTGTCTCAAATTCGAGCAATTCCGTTTTAGTCAAGCTTGAGGGCAATAATCCTGCGGGTTCGGTCAAAGACCGGCCGGCGCTCAGTATGATCAAGCATGCCGAACTACGTGGTGAGATTGTACCGGGCGACCGTTTGATCGAGGCGACCAGCGGCAATACCGGCATCGCATTGGCCATGGCGGCGGCGATCAAGGGTTATAAAATGACGTTGATCATGCCGGACAATATGAGCGCCGAACGTATTGCCTCGATGAAAGCCTACGGTGCCGAGATTATTTTGACGCCGGCGTCCGGTAGCATGGAAGCGGCGATCGATTTGGCGCGGGCCATGGAAGCGCGCGGGGAAGGACGAATACTCGACCAATTCGCCAATCCGGACAATCCGCGTGCGCATTACGAAGGCACGGGGCCGGAGATTTGGCGCGATACCGCCGGTAAAATCACGCATTTCGTCAGTGCGATGGGGACTACCGGAACGATTATGGGAACTTCCAGGTTTTTAAAGGAGCAAAGTTCCGCCGTGCAAATCGTCGGCGTGCAACCTAAAGGCCAATCGAAAATTCCCGGCATCCGGCGTTGGCCGCAAGAATATTTGCCCAAAATATTCGACGCCGAGCGGGTGGATAGAGTCATTGAAGTCGAACAGCTCGATGCGGAACACACCACGCGGGAATTGGCCGCCAAAGAAGGTATTTTTGCCGGCGTATCTTCCGGCGGCGCGGTGTATTGCGCGTTACAGTTGGCCAAAGAACTGGACAACGCCGTTATTGTGGCGATTATTTGCGACCGCGGCGACCGCTATTTATCGACCGGGGTATTTCCCAGCTAAACCGCCGTATCGGCGCAAAGGTCTCATTTTTTTAGTTTGTTTCCGGATTGGTTGCGGCGAATCCGGATGTTTATATCTGCATGTCTCATAAGAAAAAACTTCCTACAGAACCCGTCAACGTAATCATTGAGTCGTTATCACACGACGGCCGCGGCGTCGCGCACGTCAACGGTAAAGTTGTGTTCATAGACGAGGCCTTGCCCGGCGAAAATGTTGATTTTATTTATACCGATAGCCGTAAAGACTATGCCGAAGGCAAGCCGGTTGCCTTGCACCGGCGTTCCGAGCATAGGGTTGAGCCCGGCTGCCCGCATTTCGGCGTATGCGGCGGCTGTAGTTTTCAACACGTCGACGATGCAGAGCAAATTCATTTCAAAGAGGCATTGCTGCAAGAACAATTTAGCCGCATCGGCAAACTGCACATTCCGGAAATTTGGCCGGCATTGACCGGGCCGCATTGGGGATACAGGCGCAAAGCCCGGATGGGCGTCAAATGGGTGGCGAAGAAGCAAAGGGTATTGGTAGGCTTTCGCGAGCGGCGCAATCCGTTTCTGGCTGAAATTGACAGTTGTCGAGTCATGCATGCGAGTGTCGGGGACAAATTGACCGCTTTGGGCGAGATGATTGCCGGCTTGAGCGTCAAAGATAAAATCCCGCAAATCGAAGTAGCGATCGGCGACGACGAATGCGTGTTGGCATTTCGCATGCTAGTCCCGCCAAACCTCGACGATATAGAGCGTCTGCGCAGCTTCGGTCGTGAACATCAATTTTCTGTGTGTCTACAGCCTAAAGGGCCGGATAGCATTGTGCCGTTGCCGGGCGAACCGGAAGTGGTTCCGGGCTACGCTTTACCGGAGTACGGGATACGCTTTAATTTCCGCCCGGCCATGTTTACTCAGGTCAATTACGACATCAATCGGCAAATGGTGGCGCGTGCCATAGAGGCATTGCAGCTTAGTCAACAGGACAGGGTGTTGGACTTGTTTTGCGGCTTGGGTAACTTCACTTTGCCGTTAGCTAGCCAAGCCGGTCACGTCGTGGGCGTAGAGGGCGACTTGCCGCTAGTGCGGCATGCCAGGGAAAACGCCCGGTTAAACGGCATTCAGAACGTGGAGTTTCACGTCGCTGACTTGAGTAAAGATCTTAAAGACGCAGCTTGGTGTAAGCAAAAATTCAACAAGATATTGCTGGATCCGTCGCGTGCCGGAGCGTCGGAAGTGTTGCACAACTTTAAGCATTGGCAGCCGGAGCGTATCGTTTACGTATCTTGCAATCCTTCTACTTTGGCGCGCGATGCCGGAATCTTGGTAAACGAATTGGGCTATAAACTGGTTAAGGCCGGAGTGATGGATATGTTTCCGCAAACGGCTCACGTCGAGTCCATCGCCTTGTTTATTCGATGAATGTTGCCGGCAATAACGCCAATCGGTATGCGGACGGCGATAAACCGGCCGAATATCTGGATATCGATATAGCCCGGCAACGTTTGCGTTTGTTGCGACTTGGCGATGTCGAACTGGAGTTTGTCGTATCTACCGCTAAAAATGGCCCCGGCCAATTGAAAGGCAGCGAATGTACGCCAACCGGCTGGCATAGCGTCAGGGCAAAAATCGGCGCCGGTTTGCCGATCAATAGCGTTTTTACGGCCAGACGCCCGACCGGCGAAATATATACCCCGGAATTGGCCGCCCGATATCCGCAGCGCGATTGGATA containing:
- a CDS encoding ArnT family glycosyltransferase; its protein translation is MLDKTLRWVDAHLLRLLAWIFGLRVLFLFVNGLDLIGDESYYWDWSRHPDWCYYSKPPMVAWLIGLFTWALGDYTAVVRLPAVLLGTVGLFYFHATCKAFYGARAAAFAFILLLATPINVIANLLMTIDPPLYCFWIMTLYYLRQALFERSDKAWWLAGFSSAAALLSKQAALALPVMLLLFLLANAAYRHYLRREFWWYLAPILIAVVPILMWNLNHDWVMFGHSKGHFANHEPAALTKHFKWAADFLLYQLLLLSPLTFALVLSTSLICAYRFKNLNAEQRFLWLMGPALLLAVLLLSLLQKVQGNWPMPFYFSALILLAGRYADSIWQKASHAAVYVGAVLVLLTYALPVLLSLLPIKDSVWDPTTRFKNWQAVAAAIQMERQKTQADLQDTFVVALGHRYLASQLAFYLPDHPKVYRYEASGQIVSQYEVWPGPDEFAGKNAFIVGDGNMKLPAPLYSAFERLDLVGQLPNPNRKESEYFIYFGQRLGSWPYPALQKRISSKD
- a CDS encoding phosphatase PAP2 family protein, producing the protein MPHRARRRARYELLVWFAVVCSTSVLFWCTDLDYRVAQMFYQAGPAAQHWPYQQLQPVKILYDYAFPFCVVVGLSLLSISILGHWHAYTRRYRRKALYILLVILLGPGLVVNLIFKDHWGRPRPVHVQEFGGQYAYVPPLKPGSTPDKSFVCGHCSVGYAFFVLYFLSQSHKVMYFVLTLALAWTLGITRMTAGGHFLSDVLWSGYVVFLVAHALYYGWFLRIKPEGGN
- the moeA gene encoding molybdopterin molybdotransferase MoeA yields the protein MTNLCYPAQNLLTSEQAKALLFSSLPVINDSEAIPTAHALNRILQQSVFSPIAIPHFRQSAMDGYAVSSAQLSGDKLARLTVCGTSWAGKPYTGQVPSRQCLRIFTGALIPDDIDSVIAQEQVNVADGYVEFPVGLELRKNIREAGSDVEQGERLLTAPHKLSARDLSLLAAAGIGELSVKRRIKIGFFSNGDELVPLGQTLQPGQIYDSNRYLLAGLLSDAHYQVSDLGVIPDHPARLEQTLNDAASHFDVLISTGGASVGDADYVRQTLERCGQVNFWKLAIKPGKPLTFGTLDRCMFFGLPGNPIAVLVTFEQFVKPALLRMTGIQTKPIRIQARCSTPLKKSPGREEFQRGVLSQDANGEFTVASAGRQDSHQLKVASLANCFIVLDSALTNVEAGQMVNVEPFDHWL
- the mobB gene encoding molybdopterin-guanine dinucleotide biosynthesis protein B, with product MAPSQPAVLGFAAFSGTGKTTLLTSLIPILQARGLKVAALKLSHHDFEIDHAGKDSYKLRKAGASPVMLVSPFRRAIIEEFPAPQEIELEKELELLIAGSDDVRIILVEGFRHQRFSKIELHRPALDKPLLYPNDDSIIAIASDQNIAPRPPIPCLNLNDPHAIANFICQHFSLISRD
- a CDS encoding J domain-containing protein yields the protein MFRFLVLLILIFAVYQASRWFSRLSDRQRRRWVKQGGLIGGAVLLLWLIVSGKLSLLFGVIMLSLTFLFRILDSWSRYGPLIRQLWLRLNGRSRQSGEGQGSAPTNRATMTRQEALKILGLEQGASEQEIILAHRRLIARLHPDKGGSDYLAAQINLAKKILLK
- the rpoS gene encoding RNA polymerase sigma factor RpoS: MMEEVININKELDMDIPDIIAFDEIEDENIEADSSENIKVSDENEAEEFHSESGFDATRAYLNELSKSQLLTADEEKIYGKRALEGDPEARKVMIESNLRLVVKISRRYLNRGLPLLDLIEEGNLGLIRAVEKFDPDRGFRFSTYATWWIRQTIERAIMNQTRTIRLPIHIVKEMNVYLKAQRSLAQQLDHEPTADDIAKHLDKPVSTVNKMLKLNERVTSVDVSYGKEFDKPLLETISEEESRSPAEILQEDLIQTNVTQWVYQLADKQREVICRRYGLCGFESSTLEQVALELGVTRERVRQIQMEGLKRLKEILEDTGYSFDSIFS
- the dnaQ gene encoding DNA polymerase III subunit epsilon, with the protein product MKNSLRQVVLDTETTGINPKDGHKIIEIGCVELINRRLTQNRFHVYVNPDREIDAGAIEVHGISNDFLQDKPRFADIVEDFLQFTAGAELIIHNAPFDVGFLNHELALLGGTLGKIEDSCTVFDTLAYARKKHPGARNSLDALCKRYGIDNSHRELHGALLDAEILADVYLIMTGGQASLLEESKQVEVAVSQVIERLPTQRPKIKIIRASDDESANHYARMEKISKSSSINMWPKE
- the ppk1 gene encoding polyphosphate kinase 1, coding for MDNTAICIPDLNNPEYYINREQSLLEFNYRVLAQALDESLPLLERLNYLCISCSNLDEFYEVRVASLLQMAEMDASAISADGLSIHEQLEKIAFKAHELVSEQYRVLNEVLIPRLENERIRFLRRDRWSESQKNWLEKYFNEELLPILTPVGLDSAHPFPRILNKSLNFIISLTGKDAFGRNSGRAVLQAPRALPRIVQLPVSETDSGPHDFVFLSSIIHAFVSDLFNGMTVKGCYQFRVTRNSDFFVDDDAIDDLLLAVEGELAMRNYGDEVRLEIDANCPDETVNFLLARFDLTQDRLFLCSGPVNLSRIQAIYGLVDRTDLKFPPFKPNIPPSLSRNKDFFAAIRKQDILLHHPYESFLPVVDFIRQAAADPDVLAIKQTLYRTGVDSPIVAALIKAARAGKEVTVVIELRARFDEKDNIGLAAKLQEAAAHVVYGVVGYKTHAKMCLVLRKEGNTLRNYVHLGTGNYHPKTARLYTDYGLFSCEKELGEDVRRVFMQLTSLGKVSKLNKLLQSPFTLHPGLLKMIDKEIEHAKKGRPARIIMKVNAVVEEQAIQALYRASQAGVDIKLIVRGICCLRPGIPGISNNIEVRSIVGRFLEHARIYAFMNGGDWSIYASSADLMNRNLFKRVEICFPIADKKIGERILSDMNAALNDNSQAWILQSNGQYSRATPGDKPIFQLQTDLLKQFCQ
- the cysM gene encoding cysteine synthase CysM; translation: MNFPTIESQVGNTPLVRLQRLVSNSSNSVLVKLEGNNPAGSVKDRPALSMIKHAELRGEIVPGDRLIEATSGNTGIALAMAAAIKGYKMTLIMPDNMSAERIASMKAYGAEIILTPASGSMEAAIDLARAMEARGEGRILDQFANPDNPRAHYEGTGPEIWRDTAGKITHFVSAMGTTGTIMGTSRFLKEQSSAVQIVGVQPKGQSKIPGIRRWPQEYLPKIFDAERVDRVIEVEQLDAEHTTRELAAKEGIFAGVSSGGAVYCALQLAKELDNAVIVAIICDRGDRYLSTGVFPS